The proteins below come from a single Dermatophilaceae bacterium Soc4.6 genomic window:
- a CDS encoding isoprenyl transferase, translated as MGLTDLVYGAYERRLVRRLDRTSVPRHVGVMLDGNRRWARANGFETHDGHQAGADKIKDLLDWCEGAGVEVVTLWLLSTDNLDRPSAEIVPLLRIIETAVADLADTGRWRLHPIGALDLLPAETAQSLKASAEATRDVDGLHVNVAVGYGGRREIADAVRSMLLESAAQGSSLEQVAEQVSVGQIEAHLYTRGQPDPDLVIRTSGEQRLGGFLLWQSAKSEFYFCEAYWPDFRHVDFLRALRSYADRERRFGR; from the coding sequence GTGGGTCTGACCGACCTGGTCTACGGCGCCTACGAGCGCCGCCTGGTGCGACGACTGGACCGCACGAGCGTGCCTCGACACGTCGGGGTCATGCTCGACGGCAACCGCAGGTGGGCCCGCGCCAACGGTTTCGAGACCCACGACGGCCACCAGGCCGGGGCCGACAAGATCAAGGACCTGCTCGACTGGTGCGAGGGCGCGGGGGTCGAGGTCGTGACGCTCTGGCTGCTGTCGACCGACAACCTTGACCGCCCCAGCGCCGAGATCGTGCCCCTGCTGCGGATCATCGAGACCGCGGTCGCCGACCTCGCCGACACCGGCCGGTGGCGGCTGCACCCCATCGGCGCGCTCGACCTGCTGCCCGCCGAGACCGCCCAGAGCCTCAAGGCCTCGGCCGAGGCCACCCGTGACGTCGACGGCCTGCACGTCAACGTCGCGGTCGGCTACGGCGGGCGTCGCGAGATCGCTGATGCGGTGCGCAGCATGCTGCTGGAGTCGGCGGCGCAGGGCAGCTCGCTCGAGCAGGTGGCCGAGCAGGTCAGCGTCGGGCAGATCGAGGCCCACCTCTACACCAGGGGCCAGCCCGACCCCGACCTCGTCATCCGCACCTCGGGCGAGCAGCGGCTGGGGGGCTTCTTGCTGTGGCAGAGCGCCAAGTCGGAGTTCTACTTCTGCGAGGCCTACTGGCCCGACTTCCGGCACGTCGACTTCCTGCGCGCGCTGCGCTCGTACGCCGACCGCGAGCGCCGCTTCGGGCGCTAG